The Equus przewalskii isolate Varuska unplaced genomic scaffold, EquPr2 ChrUn-6, whole genome shotgun sequence genome includes a region encoding these proteins:
- the LOC103553941 gene encoding olfactory receptor 10J3, producing MLKPNSTAVTEFLFEGFSSFGWQPRLVFFVVFLILYLLTLSGNVIIVTIIRLDHHLHTPMYFFLSMLSISETCYTVAIIPHMLYGLLNPYQPIAIQGCATQLFFYLTFGINNCFLLTAMGFDRYVAICKPLQYSMIMGKEACVQLASGSLEIGLCMATVQVTSVFGLPFCDDFVISHFFCDVRPLLKLACTDTTVNEIINFVVSVCVLVLPMGLVFISYVLIISTILKIASTEGRKKAFATCASHLTVVIIHYGCASIIYLKPKSQSSLGQDRLISVTYTVITPLLNPLVYSLRNKEVKDALYKAMGQKPLSS from the coding sequence ATGCTAAAGCCAAATTCCACAGCTGTGACTGAGTTCCTCTTTGAAGGTTTCTCTAGCTTTGGGTGGCAACCCAGGCTTGTCTTCTTTGTTGTCTTTCTAATTTTGTACCTGCTGACTCTCTCTGGCAATGTCATCATTGTGACTATTATTCGCCTGGATCATCACCTCCATActcccatgtactttttcctgaGCATGCTGTCCATCTCTGAGACCTGCTACACTGTGGCCATCATTCCCCATATGCTTTATGGCCTCCTGAATCCTTACCAGCCCATTGCTATCCAAGGCTGTGCCACTCAGCTCTTCTTCTATCTCACCTTTGGTATCAACAACTGCTTCCTGCTCACTGCCATGGGATTtgatcgctatgtggccatctgcaaacccctACAGTATTCAATGATCATGGGTAAAGAGGCCTGTGTCCAGTTGGCATCTGGTTCTCTGGAAATTGGCCTGTGCATGGCCACTGTCCAGGTCACATCTGTATTTGGCCTGCCCTTTTGTGATGACTTTGTAATCTCTCACTTCTTCTGTGACGTGAGACCCCTGCTGAAGCTGGCCTGCACAGACACAACTGTCAATGAGATCATCAACTTTGTTGTCAGTGTCTGTGTCCTTGTTCTACCCATGGGCCTAGTCTTCATCTCCTATGTCCTCATCATCTCCACCATCCTTAAGATTGCTTCAACTGAGGGTCGAAAGAAGGCCTTTGccacctgtgcctcccacctcaCAGTGGTCATCATCCACTATGGCTGTGCCTCTATCATCTATCTCAAGCCTAAGTCCCAGAGTTCCCTGGGGCAGGACAGACTCATCTCAGTGACCTACACTGTCATCACTCCCCTGCTGAACCCCCTTGTGTACAGCCTGAGAAACAAGGAGGTCAAAGATGCTCTGTACAAAGCCATGGGACAAAAGCCTCTCTCCTCTTAA
- the FCER1A gene encoding high affinity immunoglobulin epsilon receptor subunit alpha isoform X1: MPAPMGSPALLWITFLLFSLDGVPAAIRKSTVSLNPPWNRIFRGENVTLTCNKNKPLKGNSTEWTYNNTTLEVTTSSLNITNASHRSSGEYRCRNNDLNLSEAVHLEVFSDWLLLQASAEEVIEGKTLVLRCHGWKNWDVFKVIYYKDGKPLKYLYENKNFSIKSATTENSGTYYCEGAFNFKRTSERYTSDYLNITVKKAEQSKRYWLQFIIPLLVVILFAVDTGLFVSTQQQLTFLLKIKRTRRGRKLMDPHP; this comes from the exons ATGCCTGCTCCCATGGGAAGCCCTGCCCTGCTGTGGATAACTTTTCTGCTCTTCT CTCTGGATGGCGTGCCAGCAG CCATCCGGAAATCTACAGTGTCCTTGAATCCCCCATGGAATAGAATATTTCGAGGAGAGAATGTGACTCTTACATGTAATAAGAACAAGCCCCTTAAAGGCAACTCCACTGAGTGGACCTACAACAACACCACTTTAGAAGTGACAACTTCAAGTTTGAACATCACTAATGCCTCACACCGGAGCAGTGGGGAATACAGATGTCGGAACAATGACTTGAACCTGAGTGAAGCTGTGCACCTAGAAGTTTTCAGTG ACTGGCTGCTCCTTCAGGCCTCTGCTGAGGAGGTCATAGAGGGTAAGACCCTCGTTCTCAGGTGCCATGGCTGGAAGAATTGGGACGTCTTCAAGGTGATCTACTACAAGGATGGCAAACCCCTCAAGTACTTGTATGAGAACAAAAACTTCTCCATTAAAAGTGCCACAACAGAAAACAGTGGCACCTATTACTGCGAGGGTGCTTTTAACTTTAAGCGAACAAGTGAACGCTATACCTCTGATTACCTCAACATTACTGTAAAAAAAG CTGAGCAAAGCAAACGCTACTGGCTACAATTTATTATTCCATTGTTGGTGGTGATTCTGTTTGCTGTGGACACAGGATTGTTTGTCTCGACCCAGCAGCAGTTAACATTTCTCTTGAAGATTAAGAGGACCAGGAGAGGCAGAAAACTTATGGACCCCCATCCTTAA
- the FCER1A gene encoding high affinity immunoglobulin epsilon receptor subunit alpha isoform X2 has translation MPAPMGSPALLWITFLLFSIRKSTVSLNPPWNRIFRGENVTLTCNKNKPLKGNSTEWTYNNTTLEVTTSSLNITNASHRSSGEYRCRNNDLNLSEAVHLEVFSDWLLLQASAEEVIEGKTLVLRCHGWKNWDVFKVIYYKDGKPLKYLYENKNFSIKSATTENSGTYYCEGAFNFKRTSERYTSDYLNITVKKAEQSKRYWLQFIIPLLVVILFAVDTGLFVSTQQQLTFLLKIKRTRRGRKLMDPHP, from the exons ATGCCTGCTCCCATGGGAAGCCCTGCCCTGCTGTGGATAACTTTTCTGCTCTTCT CCATCCGGAAATCTACAGTGTCCTTGAATCCCCCATGGAATAGAATATTTCGAGGAGAGAATGTGACTCTTACATGTAATAAGAACAAGCCCCTTAAAGGCAACTCCACTGAGTGGACCTACAACAACACCACTTTAGAAGTGACAACTTCAAGTTTGAACATCACTAATGCCTCACACCGGAGCAGTGGGGAATACAGATGTCGGAACAATGACTTGAACCTGAGTGAAGCTGTGCACCTAGAAGTTTTCAGTG ACTGGCTGCTCCTTCAGGCCTCTGCTGAGGAGGTCATAGAGGGTAAGACCCTCGTTCTCAGGTGCCATGGCTGGAAGAATTGGGACGTCTTCAAGGTGATCTACTACAAGGATGGCAAACCCCTCAAGTACTTGTATGAGAACAAAAACTTCTCCATTAAAAGTGCCACAACAGAAAACAGTGGCACCTATTACTGCGAGGGTGCTTTTAACTTTAAGCGAACAAGTGAACGCTATACCTCTGATTACCTCAACATTACTGTAAAAAAAG CTGAGCAAAGCAAACGCTACTGGCTACAATTTATTATTCCATTGTTGGTGGTGATTCTGTTTGCTGTGGACACAGGATTGTTTGTCTCGACCCAGCAGCAGTTAACATTTCTCTTGAAGATTAAGAGGACCAGGAGAGGCAGAAAACTTATGGACCCCCATCCTTAA